The following proteins are encoded in a genomic region of Pseudomonas saponiphila:
- a CDS encoding transporter substrate-binding domain-containing protein — translation MHSRFIWLFFCLALTAVQPAAAEPATVPNTLHSTVHLDHHDLALEDEDWHWLRHKSALKIGAVATESAPFNVSYNDNYYEGISADVSALIGQMLGIRIKVVPFATRDAALQALQAADIDLLGSYSSEPASTDPLRFSRPFAEGRLALFSRNNDLRPASADLAGLRLAVPQEHSAELLSRFPLAHLMIYPTPDEAIAAAAFGHADMYLDDVLSAYFRINRSYYSYLKFERFAEFSEGGYGFALKGDNQRLQRIVDQCIEAIGREKLISLSRRWVGSGFIPTDEKVALTPEESRWIARNPVVRLVINDDLAPVAFFDANGIFSGVTAELLELIAQRTGLRFQVTARNGSYPEQVEALRKSEADLAIMTASAQRENNLRFTRPFLSSPFVLVTQTDKNGRALPAGELVGKRLAIPSGHVTLQQVRELYPRTRVIEAGASLDAMNMVYEGSADAAVVSLPASRYYIVRLFQNRLAVADLIHTTQATANFALRRSDSELQSILDKALLSLPADDLNAIASHWRSPPGMSSQTWRDYALMIAEIIAGASLLLLLSLAWVFSLRRRVKAEQTLNDQLRFIETLAENMPPALYIRDMDGNMLSCNRSYLESVGLRAEEVLNRTVQQLPPEHFAAEPDLHQNYLQAINDGQTITSVYAVKLQGKEVWIEHWIQPFKDANGITKGVICGWLDITKHRHLVQELKEAKNLADEASRAKTTFLATMSHEIRTPMNAIIGILELALKRADSDRIERSSIEIAYSSAHSLLELIGDILDIARIESGRLSLSPKRANLRELVESVARVFEGLARQKCLSLILEIDSSINGDVLVDGLRFKQILSNLVSNAIKFTEAGFIKVSIGGELLDNATLRVRLCVEDSGIGISPCSQQRLFQPFAQVERNVQNIEGTGLGLVICRSLCEMMGGQVSMSSAVGQGTRVDVELRLQTLERVAAAERLPAVNKRHMYRLQILVVDDHPVNRQVLQQQLCFLGHDVFEAQDGLEALHIWREQDFDVIITDCHMPIMNGAEMTRAIRQDERDNAAEPMMIIGLTADAQQEEVERCIQAGMNDCLIKPISLDELEERLLAMGQADEGEHESLASPKSASPRSSRVFDLESLHTLVGSEPTMLQHILSELLSNNRVDMQSLDALFQEQATVELAELAHRIKGAARVVKGEQLVESCRQLEDACLSPELSLEAVRECIEQVKQAIVTLEGRLLEQRRVWEELPVE, via the coding sequence ATGCATTCACGATTTATCTGGCTGTTTTTCTGCTTGGCGCTCACCGCTGTGCAACCGGCAGCGGCCGAGCCCGCGACAGTGCCCAATACCCTGCACAGCACGGTTCACCTCGACCACCACGATCTGGCCCTGGAGGATGAAGACTGGCATTGGCTGCGCCACAAGTCCGCGTTGAAAATCGGTGCCGTCGCCACCGAGTCGGCACCGTTCAATGTCAGTTACAACGACAACTACTACGAAGGCATTTCCGCCGACGTCAGTGCCTTGATCGGGCAGATGCTCGGGATACGCATCAAGGTCGTACCCTTTGCCACCCGGGACGCCGCCTTGCAGGCCTTGCAGGCCGCCGACATCGATCTGCTGGGCAGCTACAGCTCGGAGCCAGCCAGTACCGATCCCCTCAGGTTCAGCCGCCCCTTCGCCGAGGGTCGCCTAGCGCTGTTCAGCCGCAACAACGACCTGAGGCCGGCATCCGCCGACCTGGCCGGGCTGCGGCTAGCCGTCCCCCAGGAGCACAGCGCCGAACTGCTGTCACGCTTCCCCCTCGCCCACCTGATGATCTACCCCACCCCTGACGAAGCCATTGCCGCGGCGGCCTTCGGCCATGCCGACATGTACCTGGACGATGTGCTCAGCGCCTATTTCCGTATCAATCGCTCCTACTACAGCTACCTCAAGTTCGAACGTTTCGCTGAGTTTTCCGAGGGTGGCTATGGCTTTGCACTCAAGGGGGACAACCAGCGCCTGCAGCGCATCGTCGACCAGTGCATCGAAGCCATTGGCCGGGAAAAACTCATCAGCCTCAGTCGCCGCTGGGTAGGCAGCGGCTTCATTCCAACGGACGAGAAGGTGGCCCTGACGCCAGAGGAATCGCGCTGGATCGCCCGCAATCCAGTGGTCCGCCTGGTGATCAACGATGACCTGGCACCTGTGGCCTTTTTTGACGCCAACGGCATTTTCTCCGGAGTCACCGCCGAACTGCTGGAGCTGATTGCCCAACGTACCGGCCTACGTTTCCAGGTGACCGCCCGCAACGGTAGCTACCCGGAACAGGTTGAAGCCCTGCGTAAATCGGAAGCGGACCTGGCCATCATGACCGCCAGCGCGCAACGCGAGAACAATCTGCGCTTCACCCGGCCCTTTCTGAGCAGCCCCTTTGTCCTCGTCACCCAAACCGACAAGAACGGCAGGGCACTGCCTGCCGGAGAACTGGTCGGCAAGCGCCTGGCCATACCGAGCGGCCATGTCACGTTGCAACAGGTGCGCGAGCTGTATCCACGAACCCGGGTGATCGAAGCCGGTGCCTCGCTGGACGCCATGAACATGGTCTATGAAGGCAGCGCCGATGCTGCGGTGGTATCCCTACCGGCCTCGCGTTATTACATTGTCCGTCTGTTTCAGAACCGCCTGGCCGTCGCCGACCTGATTCATACCACCCAGGCCACCGCCAACTTTGCCTTGCGCCGCAGCGACTCGGAACTGCAATCCATCCTCGACAAGGCCCTGCTCAGCCTACCCGCGGACGACCTGAACGCCATCGCCAGCCACTGGCGCTCGCCCCCGGGGATGAGCAGCCAAACCTGGCGCGACTACGCCCTGATGATCGCCGAGATCATCGCCGGAGCCTCGCTGCTGCTCCTGCTGTCACTGGCCTGGGTCTTCTCCTTGCGTCGCCGGGTCAAGGCCGAGCAAACCCTCAACGACCAATTGCGCTTTATCGAAACGCTGGCGGAAAACATGCCGCCTGCGCTCTATATCCGCGATATGGACGGCAACATGCTGTCCTGCAACCGCAGTTACCTGGAGAGCGTCGGGCTGCGCGCCGAAGAGGTGCTGAACCGCACCGTGCAGCAACTGCCGCCCGAGCACTTTGCGGCGGAACCCGATCTGCATCAGAACTACCTGCAGGCAATCAACGACGGCCAGACCATCACCTCGGTCTATGCGGTGAAGCTGCAGGGCAAGGAGGTCTGGATCGAGCACTGGATTCAGCCATTCAAGGATGCCAATGGCATTACCAAAGGCGTGATCTGTGGCTGGCTGGACATCACCAAGCATCGCCATCTGGTTCAGGAGCTGAAGGAAGCCAAGAACCTCGCGGACGAGGCCAGCCGGGCCAAGACCACGTTCCTGGCCACCATGAGCCATGAAATCCGCACGCCGATGAACGCGATCATCGGCATTCTGGAACTGGCGCTCAAACGCGCCGACAGCGACAGGATCGAACGCTCCAGCATTGAAATTGCCTACAGCTCGGCGCACAGCCTGCTGGAGCTGATCGGCGACATTCTTGATATCGCCCGTATCGAGTCGGGGCGCCTGAGTCTGTCGCCCAAACGGGCCAACCTGCGTGAACTGGTGGAGTCGGTGGCGCGGGTGTTCGAGGGGTTGGCCCGGCAGAAATGCCTGAGCCTGATCCTCGAAATCGACTCCAGCATCAACGGCGATGTACTGGTGGACGGCCTGCGTTTCAAGCAGATCCTGTCCAATCTGGTGAGCAACGCCATCAAATTCACCGAGGCCGGGTTTATCAAGGTGAGCATCGGCGGCGAACTGCTGGACAACGCGACGCTGCGAGTGCGGCTCTGTGTCGAGGACTCGGGGATCGGCATCTCGCCCTGCAGCCAGCAGCGTCTGTTCCAGCCTTTCGCCCAGGTGGAGCGCAACGTGCAGAACATCGAAGGCACGGGCCTGGGCCTGGTGATCTGCCGTTCCCTGTGCGAAATGATGGGGGGCCAGGTGTCGATGAGCAGCGCCGTGGGGCAAGGCACCCGCGTGGATGTGGAGTTACGCCTGCAGACGCTGGAGCGCGTGGCCGCCGCCGAGCGCCTGCCTGCGGTCAACAAGCGTCACATGTACCGATTGCAGATCCTGGTGGTGGACGATCATCCGGTGAACCGCCAGGTCCTGCAGCAGCAACTGTGCTTCCTCGGCCATGACGTGTTCGAGGCGCAAGACGGTCTGGAGGCCCTGCACATCTGGCGCGAGCAGGACTTCGACGTGATCATCACCGACTGCCACATGCCCATCATGAACGGGGCCGAGATGACCCGGGCGATTCGCCAGGATGAACGGGACAACGCCGCAGAGCCGATGATGATCATCGGCCTGACCGCTGACGCCCAGCAGGAGGAAGTGGAACGCTGCATCCAGGCGGGAATGAACGACTGCCTGATCAAGCCCATCAGCCTGGACGAGCTGGAGGAACGCCTGCTGGCCATGGGACAGGCCGATGAGGGCGAACACGAAAGCCTCGCCAGTCCGAAGTCCGCCAGCCCCCGCTCCTCCCGGGTATTCGATCTGGAGTCCTTGCATACCCTGGTGGGCAGCGAACCGACCATGCTGCAGCACATCCTGAGTGAGTTGCTGAGTAACAACCGCGTGGACATGCAAAGCCTCGATGCCTTGTTCCAGGAACAGGCGACCGTGGAACTGGCAGAGCTGGCGCACCGCATCAAGGGCGCTGCGCGAGTGGTCAAGGGTGAACAATTGGTCGAGAGCTGTCGCCAGCTGGAAGACGCATGCCTGAGTCCTGAGCTGTCTCTGGAGGCGGTCAGGGAGTGCATAGAGCAGGTGAAACAGGCGATCGTGACCCTGGAGGGGCGTCTGCTGGAACAGCGCAGGGTCTGGGAGGAGTTGCCCGTCGAATGA